The following coding sequences lie in one Aquabacterium olei genomic window:
- the secD gene encoding protein translocase subunit SecD — MNRYPWWKYLIIAVALLVGLIYTLPNFFGEAPAVQLSSGKATLKLDRSAVARVEAALKQAGIQADFVEFDGNSVRARFASTDIQIQARDVIARAVNPDPADPSYIVALNLVSRSPQWLRSLHANPMFLGLDLRGGVHFLMQVDMKAAITQKLDGQTVDIRSLLRDKDVRHSGIRREGDSLIVRFRDGAARQAALPVLQDRLPDLVWTPGTDTGGSGDLTLVGALNPQSARAIQEQALKQNITTLHNRINELGVAEPVIQQQGIDRVVVQLPGVQDTAKAKDIIGRTATLEVRMVDDGTEAQAALAGGPVPFGTERYFERGGVPVIVKRQVVLTGDNLTDAQPGFDENQEAAVHLTLDARGARIFKDVTRENVGKRMAIILFEKGKGEVVTAPVIRGEIGGGRVQISGRMSSEEAADTALLLRAGSLAAPMEIIEERTVGPSLGAENIEMGFKSLVYGFGAIAVFMMLYYLLFGVFSTVALAVNLLLLVAVLSMLQATLTLPGIAAIALTLGMAIDSNVLINERVREELRNGSAPQTAIAMGYEHAWATILDSNVTTLIAGLSLLAFGSGPVKGFAVVHCLGILTSMFSAVFFSRGLVNLWYGRQKKLKSVSIGQVWKPQE; from the coding sequence ATGAACCGCTACCCCTGGTGGAAGTACCTGATCATCGCCGTGGCCCTGCTGGTCGGCCTGATCTACACCCTGCCGAACTTCTTCGGCGAGGCGCCGGCCGTGCAGCTCTCCAGCGGCAAGGCCACGCTCAAGCTCGACAGATCGGCCGTGGCCCGGGTCGAGGCGGCGCTCAAGCAGGCCGGCATCCAGGCCGACTTCGTGGAGTTCGACGGCAACTCGGTGCGTGCGCGCTTTGCCAGCACCGACATCCAGATCCAGGCACGCGACGTGATCGCCCGGGCGGTCAACCCCGATCCGGCCGACCCGAGCTACATCGTGGCGCTCAATCTGGTGTCGCGCTCGCCGCAGTGGCTGCGCAGCCTGCACGCCAACCCGATGTTTCTGGGCCTCGACCTGCGGGGCGGTGTGCACTTCCTGATGCAGGTCGACATGAAGGCGGCCATCACGCAGAAGCTCGATGGGCAGACGGTCGACATCCGTTCCCTGCTGCGTGACAAGGACGTGCGCCACAGCGGCATCCGCCGCGAGGGTGACAGCCTGATCGTGCGCTTCCGCGACGGGGCCGCGCGCCAGGCGGCGCTGCCGGTGCTGCAGGACCGCCTGCCCGATCTGGTCTGGACACCGGGCACCGACACCGGCGGCTCGGGCGACCTCACCCTGGTGGGCGCCCTCAACCCCCAGAGCGCCCGCGCCATCCAGGAGCAGGCCCTCAAGCAGAACATCACCACGCTGCACAACCGGATCAACGAACTCGGCGTGGCCGAGCCCGTGATCCAGCAGCAGGGCATCGACCGCGTGGTCGTGCAGCTGCCCGGCGTGCAGGACACCGCCAAGGCCAAGGACATCATCGGCCGCACCGCCACGCTGGAAGTGCGCATGGTCGATGACGGCACCGAGGCCCAGGCCGCGCTGGCCGGTGGCCCTGTGCCCTTCGGGACCGAGCGCTACTTCGAGCGCGGGGGCGTGCCTGTCATCGTCAAGCGCCAGGTCGTGCTGACCGGCGACAACCTGACCGACGCGCAGCCCGGCTTCGACGAAAACCAGGAAGCCGCCGTGCACCTGACGCTCGACGCCCGCGGCGCCCGCATCTTCAAGGACGTGACCCGCGAGAACGTCGGCAAGCGCATGGCCATCATCCTGTTCGAGAAGGGCAAGGGCGAGGTCGTGACGGCGCCGGTGATCCGCGGCGAGATCGGGGGGGGGCGCGTGCAGATCTCCGGGCGCATGAGCTCGGAAGAGGCCGCCGACACCGCGCTGCTGCTGCGCGCTGGCTCGCTGGCGGCGCCGATGGAGATCATCGAAGAGCGCACCGTCGGCCCGAGCCTGGGTGCCGAGAACATCGAGATGGGCTTCAAGAGCCTAGTCTACGGCTTTGGCGCCATCGCGGTGTTCATGATGCTGTACTACCTGCTGTTCGGCGTGTTCTCGACCGTGGCGCTGGCCGTCAACCTGCTGCTGCTGGTGGCGGTGCTGTCGATGCTGCAGGCGACGCTGACGCTGCCCGGCATTGCGGCCATCGCCCTGACGCTGGGCATGGCCATCGACTCCAACGTGCTGATCAACGAGCGCGTGCGCGAAGAGCTGCGCAATGGCTCGGCGCCGCAGACGGCGATTGCCATGGGCTACGAACACGCCTGGGCCACCATCCTGGACTCGAACGTGACCACGCTGATCGCCGGCCTGTCGCTGCTGGCCTTCGGCTCGGGCCCGGTCAAGGGCTTTGCGGTGGTGCACTGCCTGGGCATCCTGACCTCGATGTTCTCGGCCGTGTTCTTCTCGCGCGGCCTGGTGAACCTCTGGTACGGCCGTCAGAAGAAGCTCAAGAGCGTCTCGATCGGCCAGGTCTGGAAGCCCCAGGAATAA
- the yajC gene encoding preprotein translocase subunit YajC, with the protein MLISEAYAQAAAPAAGATGGLMSMLPLVLMFVVLYFVMIRPQMKRQKETRAMLEALTKGDEVVTQGGVIGRISKLGDTFVHLEVANGVELQVQRAAIVQVLPKGTVK; encoded by the coding sequence GTGTTGATTTCTGAAGCCTACGCCCAAGCCGCGGCCCCTGCCGCTGGCGCCACCGGTGGCCTGATGAGCATGCTGCCGCTCGTCCTCATGTTCGTCGTCCTGTACTTCGTCATGATCCGCCCGCAGATGAAGCGCCAGAAGGAAACCCGCGCGATGCTCGAAGCCCTGACCAAGGGCGACGAGGTCGTGACCCAGGGGGGTGTCATCGGCCGCATCAGCAAGCTGGGCGACACCTTCGTGCACCTCGAAGTGGCCAACGGCGTCGAGCTGCAGGTGCAGCGCGCGGCCATCGTGCAGGTGCTGCCCAAGGGCACCGTCAAGTAA
- a CDS encoding HP0495 family protein, whose translation MASTTPPAHTPANPVIPPEESLIEYPCAFPIKVMGAHDETFVETVVAIVVEHDPGFAAHTLERRPSSSGKYLGLTVTVTATSRTQLDNLYRALSGHPLVKYVL comes from the coding sequence ATGGCCTCCACCACGCCCCCCGCCCACACTCCCGCCAACCCGGTGATTCCGCCGGAAGAATCCCTGATCGAATACCCGTGCGCCTTCCCCATCAAGGTCATGGGGGCGCACGACGAGACCTTTGTCGAGACCGTCGTGGCCATCGTGGTCGAGCACGACCCGGGCTTTGCCGCGCACACCCTGGAGCGCCGCCCCAGCAGTTCCGGCAAGTACCTCGGCCTGACCGTCACCGTCACGGCCACCAGCCGCACCCAGCTCGACAACCTGTACCGCGCGCTCAGCGGCCACCCGCTGGTGAAGTACGTGCTCTAA
- a CDS encoding D-alanyl-D-alanine carboxypeptidase family protein — protein sequence MLASGQTPAALAAAPATEARSVFAEPATAMPSPPEVAARAFILQDLASRQTLAARQADQSLEPASLTKLMTAWLVCEALRDGKLRPDQMLPVSERAWKAGMAGASRSFLKAGGSARVDDLLRGMVVHNANDATVALAEGLAGSVEAFVDRMNRQAEVFGLQATRFRNPEGLSASGHRSTARELSLIAARLVTDFPEVLKVSSLQQATVAGVSQPSRNLLLMRDPTVDGLQTGYTEAAGYGMVATARRSLGGVERRLIAVTLGAASPEARAAETQKLLNWGYSAFDMVRLFDAGQPVATAQVWKGQASTVRLGRPTPIVVVVPRGQGGQLQTSVVRQDPLMAPLGEGQTVARLRVAIGPQHWQDVPLLALEDVPPAGWFGRLWDAVRLGVK from the coding sequence ATGCTGGCCAGCGGGCAGACACCGGCGGCGCTGGCTGCTGCCCCGGCCACCGAGGCGCGCAGTGTGTTTGCCGAGCCCGCCACCGCGATGCCGTCGCCGCCCGAGGTGGCCGCCCGCGCCTTCATCCTGCAGGATCTGGCCAGCCGACAGACGCTGGCCGCCCGCCAGGCTGACCAGTCGCTGGAGCCGGCCTCGCTGACCAAGCTGATGACGGCCTGGCTGGTGTGTGAGGCACTGCGCGATGGCAAGCTGCGCCCTGACCAGATGCTGCCTGTGTCCGAGCGCGCCTGGAAGGCCGGCATGGCCGGTGCATCGCGCTCCTTTCTGAAGGCCGGTGGCAGCGCGCGCGTCGACGACCTGCTGCGTGGCATGGTCGTGCACAACGCCAACGACGCCACGGTGGCGCTGGCCGAAGGGCTGGCGGGCTCGGTCGAGGCCTTTGTCGATCGTATGAACCGCCAGGCCGAGGTCTTCGGGCTGCAGGCCACCCGGTTCCGCAACCCCGAGGGTCTGTCCGCCAGCGGTCACCGCAGCACGGCGCGCGAGCTGTCGCTGATCGCAGCCCGCCTGGTCACCGATTTCCCCGAGGTGCTCAAGGTCTCGTCCCTGCAGCAGGCGACCGTGGCCGGCGTGAGCCAGCCCAGCCGCAACCTGCTGCTGATGCGCGACCCGACGGTCGACGGCCTGCAGACCGGCTACACCGAGGCGGCCGGCTACGGCATGGTCGCCACCGCCCGCCGCAGCCTGGGAGGGGTCGAGCGCCGGCTGATCGCCGTCACGCTCGGGGCGGCGTCGCCCGAGGCCCGCGCCGCCGAGACCCAGAAGCTGCTGAACTGGGGCTACAGCGCCTTCGACATGGTGCGCCTGTTCGATGCCGGCCAGCCGGTGGCCACCGCGCAGGTGTGGAAGGGTCAGGCCAGCACCGTGCGCCTGGGACGCCCCACGCCCATCGTGGTCGTGGTGCCGCGCGGGCAGGGTGGCCAGCTGCAGACCAGCGTGGTGCGCCAGGATCCGCTGATGGCCCCGCTGGGCGAGGGCCAGACCGTGGCCCGCCTGCGGGTGGCCATCGGCCCCCAGCACTGGCAGGATGTGCCCTTGCTGGCGCTGGAAGATGTGCCGCCGGCCGGCTGGTTCGGCCGCCTGTGGGACGCCGTGCGGCTCGGCGTGAAGTGA
- the secF gene encoding protein translocase subunit SecF, producing MEFFRIRRDIPFMRHALIFNVISFLTFAAAVFFLVTRGLHFSIEFTGGSLIEVQYAQSANLVKAREAVESLGYGEVQVQNFGTSRDVLIRLPLRGGMKQGEVVGKVFDALCRAEGGQVSTQAAEKGPSQLCQAGAVQPLTLQRSEFVGPQVGDELARDGALALAVTVIGIMIYLAIRFEWKFAVAGIIANLHDVIIILGFFAFFQWEFSLSVLAAVLAVLGYSVNESVVIFDRIREAFRKYRKMSTSEVIDHAITSTMSRTIITHGSTEAMVLAMLLFGGPTLHYFALALTIGILFGIYSSVFVAAAIAMWLGVKREDLVKNTKKDIDPNDPHAGAVV from the coding sequence ATGGAATTCTTCCGCATCCGGCGCGACATCCCCTTCATGCGCCACGCGTTGATCTTCAACGTGATTTCCTTCCTCACCTTCGCCGCAGCGGTGTTCTTCCTGGTCACCCGGGGGCTGCACTTCTCGATCGAATTCACCGGCGGCTCGCTCATCGAGGTGCAGTACGCCCAGAGCGCCAACCTGGTGAAGGCGCGCGAGGCCGTTGAATCGCTCGGCTACGGCGAGGTGCAGGTGCAGAACTTCGGCACCTCGCGTGATGTCCTGATCCGCCTGCCGCTGCGCGGCGGCATGAAACAGGGCGAGGTGGTCGGCAAGGTGTTCGACGCGCTGTGCCGTGCCGAAGGCGGGCAGGTGAGCACGCAGGCCGCTGAAAAGGGCCCGTCCCAGCTCTGTCAGGCGGGTGCCGTGCAGCCGCTCACGCTGCAGCGCAGCGAGTTCGTCGGCCCGCAGGTCGGGGATGAACTGGCCCGCGACGGTGCCCTGGCGCTGGCCGTGACGGTCATCGGCATCATGATCTACCTGGCGATCCGCTTCGAGTGGAAGTTCGCCGTGGCCGGCATCATCGCCAACCTGCACGACGTCATCATCATCCTCGGCTTCTTCGCCTTCTTCCAGTGGGAGTTCTCGCTGTCGGTGCTGGCGGCCGTGCTGGCCGTGCTGGGCTATTCGGTCAACGAATCGGTGGTGATCTTCGACCGGATCCGCGAGGCCTTCCGCAAGTACCGCAAGATGAGCACGAGCGAGGTCATCGACCACGCCATCACCTCGACGATGAGCCGCACCATCATCACGCACGGCTCGACCGAGGCGATGGTGCTGGCCATGCTGCTGTTCGGGGGGCCCACGCTGCACTACTTCGCGCTGGCGCTGACCATCGGGATTCTGTTCGGCATCTACTCGTCGGTCTTCGTGGCGGCGGCCATCGCCATGTGGCTCGGCGTGAAGCGTGAAGACCTCGTGAAGAACACCAAAAAAGACATCGATCCCAACGACCCGCACGCGGGTGCCGTGGTGTAG
- a CDS encoding TMEM165/GDT1 family protein encodes MLEAFAFSSTAVALGEMGDKTQLLALMLAARYRRPLPIVIGILIATVLNHALAAALGAWLTQWLGPDALRWLVGGSFLAVAVWMLIPDKMDDDEVRLPSGLGVLAATTVAFFIAEMGDKTQIATVVLAARFPEAFVQVVAGTTAGMLLANVPAVYLGDRLTRRLPMDWIHRGSALLFALLAVLTFWLF; translated from the coding sequence ATGCTTGAAGCCTTCGCGTTCTCCTCCACCGCCGTCGCCCTGGGCGAAATGGGCGACAAGACCCAGTTGCTCGCCCTGATGCTGGCTGCGCGCTACCGACGCCCGCTGCCCATCGTGATCGGCATCCTGATCGCGACCGTTCTGAACCACGCCCTGGCGGCGGCGCTCGGGGCGTGGTTGACGCAATGGCTCGGGCCCGACGCGTTGCGCTGGCTGGTGGGCGGCTCGTTCCTGGCGGTCGCCGTGTGGATGCTGATCCCCGACAAGATGGACGACGACGAGGTGAGGCTGCCGTCCGGCCTGGGCGTGCTGGCGGCCACGACGGTGGCGTTCTTCATCGCCGAGATGGGCGACAAGACCCAGATCGCGACCGTGGTGCTGGCGGCGCGCTTTCCCGAAGCCTTCGTGCAGGTGGTGGCGGGCACGACCGCGGGCATGCTGCTGGCCAACGTGCCCGCCGTCTACCTGGGCGACCGCCTCACCCGGCGCCTGCCGATGGACTGGATCCACCGGGGCTCGGCGCTGCTGTTTGCCCTGCTGGCGGTGCTGACCTTCTGGCTGTTCTGA
- a CDS encoding DUF1631 family protein gives MSAGPNRALALSARVSFIECLLRGSAGLVLACVDGAKLLATQAAEPALYQRRRDLVLDFPRAQTAWQQALEQRLREAAQALRLGRPVDPRPVVGGGMPAVLSLVEDSHIERDIVGVRLGQAVADLTGSEYTDLSARLQVIQGAIDNTPGVVDVLNPSWLGRVVLDAWLLSGLNLGHWATLQTVLNNEAAQWAQEAYHHANKLLLDNGVRPEIDLRPFIRRAADTGVPGRSVGGGWGGAGGSGGGTGNGTGGGGGGAGTPGSSGSPGAPMPPGAGHGGGAGGGSGGAGGGSGSGASPGSPSAAGTRGNSGLQPLGQSFDETHLLTQTPGLRAPGQSQAVLGKLNQMVARQVPGFVPTAPQLTGTPPVLVSPGLGEAMREAGHALRRHTDVDVLVGDAPTPALILRDLEDSKRALKQAAATPVERATIEIVALLFQHILTEERLPATIRVWFARLQMPVLRVAVSEPDFFATTNHPARMLIDRMGSCVMGFAGGGAESDAEALHAEIRRVVQVVEAYPDTGRRVFQTVLIEFQKFLETYFRDANEASRKGVSLAQQVEQRETCAIQYTIELRKMLDGVPVHEGVRDFLFRVWADVLAHSAVQSSPGSDETRALKRAAADLIWSASAKTSREERADVLRRLPPLLKIVRDGMARAGLSVARQDEHVQQLNAALAAAFSARSASISPAHLKAVTDRLDALDEVLPDLAQVDLDEQTLRDLSGHETDELQVVADGGTMPTPAMLAWARELQIGAWFELDYRQRREPVQLAWQGLQKQLALFVTPSGRGVLFQLRRLAAFLQAGLLVPVEEESLTTRATREALAKLDADPERLLN, from the coding sequence ATGTCCGCTGGACCCAATCGAGCGCTGGCCTTGAGCGCCCGCGTCAGTTTCATCGAGTGCCTCTTGAGGGGCAGTGCCGGGCTGGTGCTGGCCTGCGTCGATGGGGCCAAGCTGCTGGCAACCCAGGCGGCCGAACCGGCGCTCTACCAGCGGCGGCGCGATCTGGTGCTCGATTTCCCGCGTGCGCAGACGGCGTGGCAGCAGGCGCTCGAGCAGCGTCTGCGTGAGGCCGCCCAGGCCTTGCGCCTGGGCCGTCCGGTCGATCCCCGTCCCGTGGTCGGGGGGGGCATGCCGGCGGTGCTCAGCCTGGTGGAAGACAGCCACATCGAGCGTGACATCGTGGGCGTGCGGCTGGGGCAGGCGGTCGCCGACCTGACCGGCTCGGAGTACACCGACCTCAGCGCCCGACTTCAGGTCATCCAGGGTGCGATCGACAACACCCCGGGCGTGGTCGACGTGCTCAACCCGTCGTGGCTCGGCCGCGTGGTGCTCGACGCCTGGCTGCTGTCCGGCCTGAACCTCGGCCACTGGGCGACCTTGCAGACCGTGCTCAACAACGAGGCGGCGCAGTGGGCCCAGGAGGCCTACCACCATGCGAACAAGCTGCTGCTCGACAACGGCGTGCGCCCCGAGATCGACCTGCGGCCGTTCATTCGTCGGGCTGCCGACACCGGCGTGCCGGGGCGCAGCGTGGGCGGTGGCTGGGGCGGTGCAGGGGGCAGCGGCGGGGGCACAGGAAACGGCACCGGTGGTGGCGGGGGCGGTGCCGGCACACCCGGTTCATCTGGTTCACCTGGTGCGCCGATGCCACCCGGTGCGGGCCACGGTGGCGGCGCCGGCGGGGGCTCGGGCGGCGCCGGTGGCGGATCCGGCAGCGGCGCATCGCCTGGTTCGCCCTCGGCGGCCGGAACGCGTGGCAACAGCGGGCTGCAGCCCCTGGGCCAGTCCTTCGATGAAACCCACCTGCTGACCCAGACGCCCGGGTTGCGCGCGCCCGGGCAGTCCCAGGCGGTGCTGGGCAAGCTGAACCAGATGGTGGCGCGCCAGGTGCCCGGCTTCGTGCCCACGGCACCGCAGCTCACGGGCACGCCGCCCGTGCTGGTGAGCCCGGGCCTGGGCGAGGCGATGCGCGAGGCCGGGCATGCGCTGCGCCGCCACACCGACGTGGACGTGCTGGTGGGCGACGCCCCCACGCCCGCGCTCATCCTGCGTGACCTGGAAGACAGCAAGCGTGCGCTCAAGCAGGCCGCGGCCACGCCGGTCGAGCGCGCCACGATCGAGATCGTCGCGCTGCTGTTCCAGCACATCCTGACCGAGGAGCGCCTGCCCGCCACCATCCGCGTGTGGTTTGCGCGCCTGCAGATGCCGGTGCTGCGGGTGGCGGTCAGCGAGCCCGACTTCTTTGCCACCACCAACCACCCCGCCCGCATGCTGATCGACCGCATGGGCAGTTGCGTGATGGGCTTTGCGGGCGGCGGCGCCGAGTCCGACGCCGAGGCGCTGCATGCCGAGATCCGGCGCGTGGTGCAGGTGGTCGAGGCCTATCCGGACACCGGCCGACGCGTGTTCCAGACCGTGCTGATCGAGTTCCAGAAGTTCCTGGAGACCTACTTCCGCGATGCCAACGAGGCGTCGCGCAAGGGGGTGTCGCTGGCGCAGCAGGTGGAGCAGCGGGAAACCTGCGCCATCCAGTACACGATCGAGCTGCGCAAGATGCTCGATGGCGTGCCCGTGCACGAAGGGGTGCGCGATTTCCTGTTCCGGGTGTGGGCCGACGTGCTGGCGCACAGCGCCGTGCAGTCCAGCCCTGGCAGCGACGAGACCCGGGCGCTCAAGCGGGCCGCCGCCGACCTGATCTGGTCGGCCAGCGCCAAGACCTCGCGCGAGGAGCGGGCCGATGTGCTGCGCCGTCTGCCGCCACTGTTGAAGATCGTGCGTGACGGCATGGCCCGCGCCGGCCTGTCGGTGGCCCGGCAGGACGAGCACGTGCAGCAACTCAATGCGGCCCTGGCGGCGGCGTTCTCGGCGCGCTCGGCGTCGATCTCGCCCGCCCACCTGAAGGCCGTCACCGACCGGCTCGATGCGCTCGACGAGGTGCTGCCCGATCTGGCGCAGGTCGACCTTGACGAGCAGACGCTGCGCGACCTGTCGGGGCACGAGACCGACGAGTTGCAGGTGGTGGCCGATGGGGGCACCATGCCCACGCCGGCCATGCTGGCCTGGGCCCGTGAACTCCAGATCGGGGCCTGGTTCGAGCTCGACTACCGGCAACGTCGCGAGCCCGTGCAGCTGGCCTGGCAGGGGCTGCAGAAACAGCTGGCGCTGTTCGTCACGCCGTCCGGGCGGGGCGTGCTGTTCCAGTTGCGGCGGCTGGCCGCCTTTCTGCAGGCGGGCCTGCTGGTGCCGGTTGAAGAAGAGTCGCTCACCACCCGCGCCACCCGCGAGGCGCTGGCCAAGCTCGACGCCGATCCCGAGCGCCTGCTGAACTGA